A window of Spirochaetota bacterium genomic DNA:
AATAATTGCTTTTACCAGCCTGTCACCAATCCCCTGGAAACGGTATTCTGGCACAATGTACAATGAAGCAAGCCATGGATTAAGGTCAGTACGCGACCACAGGTCATTATTTTTCAGTGAAGCCATGCCCACCGGGAGTTTTTTTTCATTAATAGCAACCCAGGCTAAAGGAACAGTGCTATTGTGGGCACGTTCAATATATGATTGAACCAGTGCAGTAAAGGGTATATCCCTTTTGAGGTACCACTCCCGGTATGACCAGTAAGCCAGTACCGGTGCATAGTGGGGAAAATCTTTAAGCTCATGTATTTTAACCATTAGTGCTACCTCGTAGCTTTATAAGCATATAAATAACAGATAGCACCAGCTTTTTCAGTACACAATAAATAATTAATCAGGCAGTAATAACTGTTGCTGTACAGCTTTAAGCTGTTTTTTTAATTCTTTTTGATCCCATTTCAATTCTTTTGCAGCGGTTTCTGCTACTAAATGAAGAATATCATCCCCGGGATTTCCAGCAGTACAAATACCAGTGCGCCTGAACACAATATCGGATAAGGTGCGTGCCATCTCATTGCGTATTGCATAGACAACCTCAGCAAGGATCTCGCCATCATGAGTAACTATCTCTTTATACTTTTTATTTGAATGTGCTAACTGCATTAATGCATCAAGCTCTGTACCGTAATATTTTGCACACACTTCAATAGTATTTTTGCTCAGTGATGAGTATGTAGTGAATGCTTTTTTAAAGAAAGCTTCAAGGTCTTTAATTTCACATCCAGATAAATAGCGCGAATGGGAAAAAGAAGGTGGGAGCTTTCGTTGTAATTTTTTCTGCACAAGCTTCATCACACTCACTGCAAGGTTTCGGCTGGTTGTGTACTTACCACCTTCCACGGTAATAAGACCATTAATTCCCTCATCAGCATTATCATATATCTCATATCGACGAGATGATTGATACGTCCCTTCTACCTGGTCTTCAACCAGTGGGCGCAATCCGCCATAGGCAAATTTAATATCCTTAAAAGATAATTTCCCATCACCAAATGCGCTGTTCACATCATCAAGTAGCTCTTGGATGCTCTGTTTGGTGACTTTATATTCATCAGGATTACCAATGTACTCTTTATCTGTGGTACCTATAAGTGAATATCCCCGCCAGGGAATCAGGAAGAAATGACGGCCTTTGCGTGGCATAAGCCCAACGGCATATTTATTCACCATAGGTTTGGTAATTATGTGAATACCTTCAGAACGCCGTATCTGATGTTTTGTATCTCCATTTTCAGCTTTTTTCAAAATAATATCAGCCCATGGGCCTCCGCAGTTGATGACAAGTGAACCCTTAATGGTCACTTCTTTACCTTTAAGTGTATCATGTACGATAACTCCTGATATGGAGTTATTTGAATATATAAAATTCACAACCTCGGCGTAATTAGCTACTCTGGCACCATACTGTACTGCAGATTTAATAAATGCTAAAGTCAGGCGTTCAGGGAAAATGCTCTGACAATCGTAGTATACCGTTGCAGCTTTCAATCCTTCAGGACGAATATTTGGTTCTTCTTCTAGTGCTTTTTGTTTACTCAGTGTAAAATGCAAGGGTATTTTTTTGGATTTATCCCATGTAAACCCTTTGTCATAGGAAAGGATATCATACAAAATCATTCCAATTTTAAAAATCCACCTATTTGTTTCAATCCTGTTATAATTGGGTATCATGAATGGGAAAGGATATACAAAGTTTGGTGCAATATTTTCCAGTATACGGCGTTCTCGCAATGATTCGCGTACTAGGCCAAATTCAAGATAATTGAGGTAACGCAATCCTCCATGGATGAGTTTTGACGTTGCAGCAGATGTTGCCCAGCCAAAATCATTCTTTTCAAGCAGTGCAACCTTCAAACCTCGTGATGCAGCCTCATAGGCAACAGCAGCACCGGTAATGCCCCCGCCAATAATTATACAGTCAAATGATTCCTTTACGTTTTCTTCAATAAATCGTTTCATAGCATTACCCCTTATCTGGATAAATTTGTGAATAGTATGAATAAATTTGTTCCTGAGTATATTCCAGAACACTATATGTAATTGCATAAGCTTTTTTGCTATCATTGGCTTTGAATGCTTCAAGGAGGTCACGGTGAAATTTTTGTGAACGCTTCTGATTCTGGGGATTTTCAAAATACAGATAGCCAAAATCCCTGAATATCTGGTTGAAAAAATTTAAAAGAAAAATATACAGCATATTCCTGCTGGCTTTTGCAATGAGCTGATGAACAGCTAAGTCTTTTTCAAGGATAGAGTCATTACTTGCAACAATTGATTCAAAAAGTTTGATTTCTTCTTTATTGATTTTTTGTGAAGCAATTGCAGCCATCTGTGGAACAATAATCATGCGTATTTCAAGGAGATTTTGCAGAATTGAAAAGGGAATGGTATCATTTAGGTATATCATCATCTTGAAAAGCTCAAGATTACCACTTGAAAGGTAGTCTTTTATGAATATTCCTTCTCCATGCCGTATTTCAATAAGCCCCAGTGTTTCAAGTTTTTTCAATGCCTCTCGAACTGTTGCGCGATTCACATCAAGATCAGCAGCAATGTCCCGTTCCGATGGCAGCTTATCACCAGGTTGTAACTCATTTATAATGCGCTTTGCAAGCAGAGAAACTATCTGCTGGTGGAGGGTGTTTTTTTGTATTTTCCCTAAAGTATTTTTTTTCATATCATCACCTTGTTAAGTGGTTCAGTGGTTCAACCACTTATAGTATACCAGTATTTTTTTGTAAATCAAAATATTTATAAAAATTTTTTATTGAATCTGATGGACGCCGTCTTCAATGGTGCATTCGTAAATTTCGGGCACTCTATTTTCTTTATTTTTAAATTTTTGGGCGATAGCTCTTTTAAAATGTTCAACGGCAAATAAAGCCACCATACTTACAGTACAGCCACCAAATCCACCGCCCATGAGCCGTGAACCATATACTCCATCAATAGTAGATGCCCATTCAACCATTTCATCAATAAGAGGGATACTGACTTGGTAATACACACTTAGGCACTCATGTGACTTGTAAAGCAGCTCTCCTGCTTTTGAGAGATTATACTGTTGAATTTGTTCTGCAAATTGATGGACGCGGTGATGTTCAGTAATAACGTGGTATGCACGTTTGTATTCGGTTGGGGGCAGGATGTCCTGAATTGGCGCAAGGTCATCGACACTGCAATCGCACAGATATTCTATAGCAAAACCTGCTTTTTTTAGCATAATTGTAGCTCGTTCGCATTCACGCCTGCGGTCATTATAACCTGATTCACGCAGACTGTGTTTTACGCCACTGTTGACCAGTACAAACCTGACAGCTGCAGTGTCGATTGGGATGAGGCTACATACTAAATTTTGTGTATTAAGCATGAGTGCATGGTCCTTTTTGCCATTTATAATAGCCATCTGATCCATAATGCCGCATTTAACATTCGCAAAATCCCATTCAACCTTCTGAGCTTTCAACGCAAGGTCGGTATTCTTTATTTTTATGTTATATATTGTATACAATGCGTATAAAGTACCCACGGTTATAGATGCTGAACTTGACATTCCAGCACCAACGGGTAAAGTACTGTAAAAACTACAATCCCAACCTGAATCAAATTCAATTTGGCTAAGCACACAGGCGCCAAAAGGGTATATCCACCATTTATTCTGAGCATGTGCCAATGTAACGGATGAATGAATATTATTTATTGATACCTCCCCCATTTCTTTGTGGCTTGAAGATACAAACCTTATAATGCCGTCATTATTTCGTGAAAGACATATGTATATGTATTTATCGATAGCAGCGGGCAAAACAGTTCCACCATTGTAATCAATATGTTCACCAATAATATTTATGCGGCCAGGGGAAACAAAGAGCATATAGTTGGTTGATTTTGGGAAGTGTTCTCTGTGAAAAGTGATGACTTTATCTATGATAGATGGCATAGCAGTTACTGAAATAATAATTGTGCAAGTTGATATGCATTATTGGTTAAAGAAATCGTAACAGGTTTATTTATATCAGAATGAACGTATTCAATAATGCCAAAAAAAGAAAGCCAGGTAATTACCGAGAAATCAAGGAGAGAAATTGCAAAAAGATCATGAGGATTTGCAATACCGGTAAGTTCAAAATATGTCCGTGCTATTGAATCTAATGTAACGGGGTGATTTGATGAAAGAATAATGTCTAAAAGGAGATGTCGGTTACTTTTTATTTCATTTGAAATATAACCACCAGATGGAAAGAGGTTTTTCCAGTTACATTTATTCCAGAATGCAGCAAAAAGGCGGCGGTATAATTCTACCAAATTAGGTGTTTCAATAGAATTATTATTAATAATCCCAGCAGATTTAAGCATTATAACTGCTTGCTTGCAGTAAATCACAAGCAAATCAGAGTCATAGTGAGCTAAGGGTCCATCAAGCAGTGCTTCAACGCATAAAGAATAAAAATTTTGAGGAAACGGTTTGTTTTTTTCAGGATATATTGAATAGCGTTGTATTGTTTCAATGATACAGGATGCAAGCGTAATTGCAATTGTTGATTCTATAACTAAAGTATTTTCACATTTAATTTCTTTTAATAAAATTGAATTGTGTGATGGTAAGGTTGAGTCCCATACTAATTTATAACATGATTGAATAACGTCTTTCATTATCTTGTCTTTTTTGCCTGTTTTTATTGATGAAAATCTTTTTTCAATTTCGTGAGCTATCAGATCATTAGAAAGTTCGTTTTCAAGTGCATACAGCGCAAGATTATTAATTGACGATCTGAACCGATGTGATGTCACATCAGCTGAATGTTTCATTGTTTTGCTTAACTCCATTGAAAAGTATACAATATAACAATTGTCTCAAAAAAAATATGTAATTTGCTTTATATGCAGCTGTTAGTATGAAATTAATTGATAAACATAATATATTAAAT
This region includes:
- a CDS encoding FadR family transcriptional regulator yields the protein MKKNTLGKIQKNTLHQQIVSLLAKRIINELQPGDKLPSERDIAADLDVNRATVREALKKLETLGLIEIRHGEGIFIKDYLSSGNLELFKMMIYLNDTIPFSILQNLLEIRMIIVPQMAAIASQKINKEEIKLFESIVASNDSILEKDLAVHQLIAKASRNMLYIFLLNFFNQIFRDFGYLYFENPQNQKRSQKFHRDLLEAFKANDSKKAYAITYSVLEYTQEQIYSYYSQIYPDKG
- a CDS encoding GNAT family N-acetyltransferase; the protein is MVKIHELKDFPHYAPVLAYWSYREWYLKRDIPFTALVQSYIERAHNSTVPLAWVAINEKKLPVGMASLKNNDLWSRTDLNPWLASLYIVPEYRFQGIGDRLVKAIIAKTKELGYPTLYLFEGQNDTVNLIQYYTKRGFSILEEAIDNDGNPTTIMYINL
- a CDS encoding glycerol-3-phosphate dehydrogenase/oxidase → MKRFIEENVKESFDCIIIGGGITGAAVAYEAASRGLKVALLEKNDFGWATSAATSKLIHGGLRYLNYLEFGLVRESLRERRILENIAPNFVYPFPFMIPNYNRIETNRWIFKIGMILYDILSYDKGFTWDKSKKIPLHFTLSKQKALEEEPNIRPEGLKAATVYYDCQSIFPERLTLAFIKSAVQYGARVANYAEVVNFIYSNNSISGVIVHDTLKGKEVTIKGSLVINCGGPWADIILKKAENGDTKHQIRRSEGIHIITKPMVNKYAVGLMPRKGRHFFLIPWRGYSLIGTTDKEYIGNPDEYKVTKQSIQELLDDVNSAFGDGKLSFKDIKFAYGGLRPLVEDQVEGTYQSSRRYEIYDNADEGINGLITVEGGKYTTSRNLAVSVMKLVQKKLQRKLPPSFSHSRYLSGCEIKDLEAFFKKAFTTYSSLSKNTIEVCAKYYGTELDALMQLAHSNKKYKEIVTHDGEILAEVVYAIRNEMARTLSDIVFRRTGICTAGNPGDDILHLVAETAAKELKWDQKELKKQLKAVQQQLLLPD
- the galK gene encoding galactokinase; the encoded protein is MPSIIDKVITFHREHFPKSTNYMLFVSPGRINIIGEHIDYNGGTVLPAAIDKYIYICLSRNNDGIIRFVSSSHKEMGEVSINNIHSSVTLAHAQNKWWIYPFGACVLSQIEFDSGWDCSFYSTLPVGAGMSSSASITVGTLYALYTIYNIKIKNTDLALKAQKVEWDFANVKCGIMDQMAIINGKKDHALMLNTQNLVCSLIPIDTAAVRFVLVNSGVKHSLRESGYNDRRRECERATIMLKKAGFAIEYLCDCSVDDLAPIQDILPPTEYKRAYHVITEHHRVHQFAEQIQQYNLSKAGELLYKSHECLSVYYQVSIPLIDEMVEWASTIDGVYGSRLMGGGFGGCTVSMVALFAVEHFKRAIAQKFKNKENRVPEIYECTIEDGVHQIQ